In a single window of the Lineus longissimus chromosome 4, tnLinLong1.2, whole genome shotgun sequence genome:
- the LOC135487044 gene encoding nuclear pore complex protein Nup153-like isoform X2 — protein MSNDGLGKIKQKRKNVPSKPYTRGKSFFGKVKDTVKEILQPSWLGSIVSSLTPARLSESAPSTPMPPQVKPDSQFSSSTPRRNAYPLNSLHRPSRGLPPPNMYSAVDGNMPFVSYVPNNSQPSTSTQGPRYDDQINISNYSFSGGLTSAVPAPAERQDESVSLDDSRLRDQPQPRETPREHEEESRVRSTPELDTSVLSQRNESSSFFGKPSKRCRTTGPQFNISLFTTPRPLSDRSMMPGSSFQQSPYYPGKTTYGGAASHRKSRLKATAPYQSNLSVNKVTPRPLNKSLGGTVTSSTARKILDALESMPSVLHDAKRIPVNNSSLYDSPLSFTPSSYPRRRSLQPNTSRLGTPAGAPPTSRVNAVGRASIAQNRQYLLPMREQPSPGTSQPDDGRISSSKSKVWQLPMVDLHPPGRSQTEEVVATSLPPVTHVETPQHGSGKMKRDKSHHYQARKDEDDEDVEVPNLPTKFVLPSDGFKLDIAVKAPQPKSSGPVPEFTFSSPIQKISTPITASPGAATGFQFSSPISIDEQGKDEKHVMNKNLMPGISFGSSSGLKLKTKPPKEVAPVSSFAPASELKQGSVLDILGKGSVFSSANKSSAANDTKTPSSVTNVNSFLDKLKPAAGSWECPICMISNKPDVSKCVACMANKPSDRKESFKSLLDEDIMAKLKPPEGSWSCPTCMVSNKSDADSCVCCSTAKPKLKHSGSSGSSVAIKTDQTLYENLKRPAGNWECPVCMISNKADASSCLACSSPNPTKSNHAPTKESQNALAKLKRPEDAWTCDTCLVSNGPTALKCMACETPKPGATKPSGFAQPGGFQFGGNSGSGFVIGNKTSSSALFAFGGSSKNDADSTPKTSDSAGGGFKFGAVDSSSTAGFKISSSVSGSSGAFKFGGENSEKKNSTPSAGFTFGAKTSGAKSDSKPDFVTGGFKFGADSNKDSGIKIGQQASDSKDTLKPVGGFAFNAGNSDSSKTSALGGVLSNSNKSDPASLGGGSKTTNTSSAAGGFSFGGSTKRKADDDDNSEVKKVPEFQFGAPVTAVPSLSQHKQDTAEPKKENGSIGGFAFQPIATATSKPSTAGFGVGGLDSKAFALEASQASVGKPVQSLFRSSENEPAVKRKPADGLTGGSATSGFNFGSQGSTPTFGQSNSSSSTPTFGQSATNPTTSAAFNLGGSANPLPVASSTATFNFGAPVSTSATPGFGFGQSASSANPTATPALTGGFNFSQSTTKPSTTASFSFGQTATTQATTSAAPGGFAFGQSTSGAAQSASTTSTFTFGATATTKAPSFGGFNAAPAQQAAAPAFGAATAPSFGQQQSSAPMPFGTPNTAVTFGGQSTGTSFSQATPAFGATAPGPTPAFGSAATALPTFGATATKTLTAAPAFGAGSTGFGVQATPAPAFGAPATTANSSGFNFSQSAQTGAFNFAAQQQQATSAPFQFGANKPTQPTPVASQPTATSGFNFTPNMSFGGPAAPATPQPFQFGAAPAPSTDGNPFSVSVTPNIAGRKIKRATRKLKGR, from the exons ATGTCAAACGATGGTTTAgggaaaataaaacaaaagcgTAAAAATGTACCATCAAAGCCCTACACAAGAGGCAAG TCGTTCTTTGGGAAAGTAAAAGATACCGTGAAGGAGATTCTCCAGCCGTCATGGCTTGGTTCTATCGTGTCGAGCTTGACGCCTGCCAGGTTGTCCGAGAGTGCCCCAAGCACTCCAATGCCACCCCAG GTGAAGCCAGATAGCCAGTTTTCCAGCAGTACTCCCAGGAGAAACGCTTACCCACTAAACTCACTGCATCGACCAAGCCGAGGACTACCACCTCCAAACATGTACTCAGCAGTTGATGGCAATATGCCATTTGTGTCTTATGTTCCGAACAACAGCCAGCCAAGTACTTCAACTCAAG GTCCTAGATATGATGATCAAATCAATATAAGCAACTATTCATTCTCTGGTGGTCTGACGTCAGCAGTGCCAGCGCCAGCGGAGCGGCAAGATGAAAGCGTCTCTCTTGATGACAGCAGATTACGTGACCAGCCACAGCCAAGAGAGACGCCAAGAGAACATGAGGAGGAATCTCGAG TACGATCAACACCAGAGCTAGACACATCAGTTCTTTCTCAAAGGAACGAGTCTTCATCTTTTTTTGGCAAACCGAGTAAACGCTGCCGGACAACTGGCCCTCAGTTCAACATAAGTCTGTTCACAACACCTAGACCG TTGTCAGACCGCAGTATGATGCCCGGGAGCAGCTTCCAACAGTCACCCTATTATCCTGGGAAGACAACGTATGGTGGCGCTGCGTCACATCGCAAGTCGAGACTCAAAGCAACTGCACCATATCAG TCCAATCTCTCAGTGAATAAAGTTACTCCCAGACCTCTGAATAAATCGTTAGGTGGTACCGTCACAAGTTCTACCGCTCGAAAGATCCTGGATGCCTTAGAGAGCATGCCTTCTGTACTCCAT GATGCGAAGAGAATCCCAGTCAACAACTCTAGTCTTTATGATTCACCGTTGTCGTTCACT CCAAGTAGTTATCCGAGGAGACGGTCACTGCAGCCGAATACCTCCAGGCTTGGG ACGCCTGCTGGTGCACCTCCCACCAGCCGAGTGAATGCTGTGGGTAGGGCATCCATCGCCCAGAACAGACAGTACCTCTTGCCCATGAGGGAGCAGCCTTCTCCTGGAACAAGTCAGCCAGATGATGGAAGGATTTCTTCCAGTAAATCTAAAGTGTGGCAGCTTCCGATGGTGGACCTGCACCCTCCAGGAAGAAGTCAAACAGAAGAG GTTGTTGCTACGAGTTTGCCGCCAGTCACCCATGTGGAAACGCCGCAGCATGGTTCAGGGAAGATGAAGAGAGACAAGAGTCATCATTATCAGGCACGCaaagatgaggatgatgaa GATGTTGAAGTACCCAACTTGCCCACAAAGTTTGTCCTCCCATCCGATGGTTTCAAGCTTGATATTGCTGTCAAGGCACCACAACCGAAATCATCCGGACCAGTTCCAGAGTTCACATTTTCCAGTCCGATTCAAAAGATAAGCACTCCGATTACGGCATCGCCAGGAGCAGCAACT GGATTCCAGTTTAGTTCTCCGATCAGTATTGATGAGCAAGGAAAGGATGAGAAGCATGTGATGAATAAGAATCTAATGCCCGGGATATCATTTGGTAGTTCCTCTGGTCTGAAACTGAAAACCAAACCACCTAAAGAAG TTGCTCCTGTCAGTTCCTTTGCACCAGCATCGGAGTTGAAGCAAGGGAGTGTCCTCGATATTTTAGGGAAAG GTTCAGTCTTCTCATCGGCGAATAAGTCATCTGCTGCAAATGATACCAAAACGCCGAGTTCCGTTACAAATGTCAACTCGTTTCTGGACAAATTGAAGCCTGCCGCTGGAAGTTGGGAGTGTCCTATCTGTATGATAAGCAACAAACCTGACGTTAGTAAATGTGTCGCTTGCATGGCAAACAAGCCCTCCGACCGGAAGGAATCGTTCAAGAGTCTGTTGGATGAAGACATTATGGCAAAATTAAAGCCACCAGAAGGTTCTTGGAGTTGTCCTACGTGTATGGTCTCAAATAAATCTGATGCGGATAGTTGTGTTTGTTGTAGCACAGCTAAGCCGAAACTGAAACATTCAGGATCTAGTGGTTCTTCAGTGGCGATCAAAACAGACCAAACTTTGTATGAGAATTTAAAGAGACCAGCTGGGAACTGGGAGTGTCCTGTGTGTATGATATCTAACAAAGCAGATGCCTCGTCTTGTcttgcatgctcctcccctaaTCCGACTAAGTCCAATCATGCCCCTACCAAGGAGAGTCAAAACGCATTAGCGAAATTAAAAAGACCTGAAGATGCCTGGACTTGTGACACGTGTTTGGTGTCAAATGGACCAACTGCGTTAAAGTGTATGGCGTGTGAAACACCAAAACCTGGTGCAACGAAACCATCCGGTTTTGCCCAACCTGGTGGTTTTCAATTTGGTGGTAACTCTGGTTCAGGTTTTGTCATAGGTAATAAAACGTCTTCTTCCGCGCTGTTTGCCTTCGGCGGCTCCAGTAAAAATGACGCTGATTCAACACCTAAAACATCCGATTCAGCTGGAGGTGGATTCAAATTCGGGGCAGTGGATTCTTCCAGCACAGCAGGGTTCAaaatctcatcatcagtgtcagGTTCCAGTGGGGCATTCAAGTTCGGTGGTGAAAATAGTGAGAAAAAGAACTCTACGCCGAGTGCAGGTTTCACTTTTGGCGCAAAAACATCTGGAGCTAAAAGTGACTCTAAACCTGACTTTGTTACTGGTGGTTTCAAATTCGGTGCAGACAGTAACAAGGACAGTGGTATCAAAATCGGACAGCAAGCTTCAGATTCCAAAGACACATTAAAGCCTGTCGGTGGTTTTGCATTTAATGCTGGTAACTCGGACTCTAGTAAGACATCAGCTCTTGGTGGTGTGCTTTCAAATTCCAATAAATCGGACCCAGCATCTTTAGGTGGTGGTAGTAAAACAACTAATACCTCTAGTGCGGCCGGTGGATTCTCGTTCGGAGGAAGTACGAAGCGTAAGgcagacgacgatgacaatagTGAAGTGAAGAAGGTGCCCGAGTTCCAGTTCGGAGCACCAGTGACTGCTGTGCCTAGTCTAAGTCAGCACAAGCAAGACACAG CTGAACCAAAGAAGGAAAACGGTTCGATAGGAGGCTTTGCCTTCCAACCGATAGCTACAGCAACCTCCAAGCCCAGTACTGCAGGTTTTGGAGTTGGTGGATTGGATTCGAAGGCGTTCGCACTTGAAGCGAGTCAGGCCAGTGTTGGCAAACCGGTCCAATCCTTATTTAGAAGTAGTGAGAATGAGCCGGCGGTGAAGAGGAAACCAGCTGACG GTTTGACGGGGGGCAGTGCCACGTCTGGTTTTAACTTTGGTTCACAAGGCTCCACCCCAACCTTCGGCCAGAGTAACAGCTCATCCAGCACGCCAACATTCGGACAGAGTGCCACCAACCCAACGACAAGTGCAGCATTCAACTTAGGAGGATCTGCCAATCCATTGCCTGTCGCCTCTAGTACTGCAACATTCAATTTTGGTGCGCCAGTCTCCACATCTGCAACTCCTGGGTTTGGATTTGGTCAGTCGGCCAGTTCAGCAAATCCTACTGCCACACCGGCATTAACTGGTGGATTCAACTTCAGCCAAAGCACTACAAAGCCATCTACAACTGCTTCGTTTAGTTTTGGGCAGACGGCAACAACACAGGCCACTACCAGTGCTGCGCCGGGAGGATTTGCTTTTGGTCAGAGTACCAGTGGTGCTGCCCAGTCGGCCAGCACAACGTCCACGTTCACTTTTGGAGCGACTGCTACAACTAAAG CCCCATCATTTGGTGGTTTTAATGCAGCGCCGGCCCAGCAAGCTGCTGCCCCGGCCTTTGGAGCTGCCACAGCACCATCCTTCGGTCAACAACAATCCTCAGCACCAATGCCTTTCGGGACTCCGAATACCGCAGTAACTTTCGGGGGACAAAGTACTGGCACTTCCTTTAGTCAGGCCACCCCAGCTTTTGGTGCGACCGCCCCAGGTCCAACGCCAGCGTTTGGTTCTGCTGCTACTGCCTTGCCAACATTCGGTGCCACTGCTACTAAAACTCTGACAGCAGCTCCAGCCTTTGGTGCAGGATCTACAGGTTTCGGTGTCCAGGCAACTCCAGCCCCTGCATTTGGTGCACCGGCTACTACAGCCAACTCTT CTGGTTTCAACTTCAGCCAATCAGCCCAAACAGGAGCATTCAACTTTGCAGCCCAACAGCAGCAGGCCACGTCTGCCCCCTTCCAGTTTGGCGCCAACAAACCAACACAACCCACCCCAGTGGCTAGCCAGCCGACAGCAACTTCAGGATTCAACTTTACTCCCAACATGAGCTTCGGGGGACCTGCTGCACCTGCTACGCCACAACCTTTCCAGTTTGG TGCTGCTCCTGCACCCAGTACGGATGGCAACCCGTTCAGTGTCAGCGTGACTCCCAACATTGCTGGTAGAAAAATCAAGAGGGCTACACGGAAGTTGAAAGGACGGTAG
- the LOC135487044 gene encoding nuclear pore complex protein Nup153-like isoform X1: MSNDGLGKIKQKRKNVPSKPYTRGKSFFGKVKDTVKEILQPSWLGSIVSSLTPARLSESAPSTPMPPQVKPDSQFSSSTPRRNAYPLNSLHRPSRGLPPPNMYSAVDGNMPFVSYVPNNSQPSTSTQGPRYDDQINISNYSFSGGLTSAVPAPAERQDESVSLDDSRLRDQPQPRETPREHEEESRVRSTPELDTSVLSQRNESSSFFGKPSKRCRTTGPQFNISLFTTPRPLSDRSMMPGSSFQQSPYYPGKTTYGGAASHRKSRLKATAPYQSNLSVNKVTPRPLNKSLGGTVTSSTARKILDALESMPSVLHDAKRIPVNNSSLYDSPLSFTPSSYPRRRSLQPNTSRLGTPAGAPPTSRVNAVGRASIAQNRQYLLPMREQPSPGTSQPDDGRISSSKSKVWQLPMVDLHPPGRSQTEEVVATSLPPVTHVETPQHGSGKMKRDKSHHYQARKDEDDEDVEVPNLPTKFVLPSDGFKLDIAVKAPQPKSSGPVPEFTFSSPIQKISTPITASPGAATGFQFSSPISIDEQGKDEKHVMNKNLMPGISFGSSSGLKLKTKPPKEVAPVSSFAPASELKQGSVLDILGKGSVFSSANKSSAANDTKTPSSVTNVNSFLDKLKPAAGSWECPICMISNKPDVSKCVACMANKPSDRKESFKSLLDEDIMAKLKPPEGSWSCPTCMVSNKSDADSCVCCSTAKPKLKHSGSSGSSVAIKTDQTLYENLKRPAGNWECPVCMISNKADASSCLACSSPNPTKSNHAPTKESQNALAKLKRPEDAWTCDTCLVSNGPTALKCMACETPKPGATKPSGFAQPGGFQFGGNSGSGFVIGNKTSSSALFAFGGSSKNDADSTPKTSDSAGGGFKFGAVDSSSTAGFKISSSVSGSSGAFKFGGENSEKKNSTPSAGFTFGAKTSGAKSDSKPDFVTGGFKFGADSNKDSGIKIGQQASDSKDTLKPVGGFAFNAGNSDSSKTSALGGVLSNSNKSDPASLGGGSKTTNTSSAAGGFSFGGSTKRKADDDDNSEVKKVPEFQFGAPVTAVPSLSQHKQDTAEPKKENGSIGGFAFQPIATATSKPSTAGFGVGGLDSKAFALEASQASVGKPVQSLFRSSENEPAVKRKPADGLDVSTSLTGAPFLFGLHTTSITSKLVSPASDVPMSPADIGHPYGLTGGSATSGFNFGSQGSTPTFGQSNSSSSTPTFGQSATNPTTSAAFNLGGSANPLPVASSTATFNFGAPVSTSATPGFGFGQSASSANPTATPALTGGFNFSQSTTKPSTTASFSFGQTATTQATTSAAPGGFAFGQSTSGAAQSASTTSTFTFGATATTKAPSFGGFNAAPAQQAAAPAFGAATAPSFGQQQSSAPMPFGTPNTAVTFGGQSTGTSFSQATPAFGATAPGPTPAFGSAATALPTFGATATKTLTAAPAFGAGSTGFGVQATPAPAFGAPATTANSSGFNFSQSAQTGAFNFAAQQQQATSAPFQFGANKPTQPTPVASQPTATSGFNFTPNMSFGGPAAPATPQPFQFGAAPAPSTDGNPFSVSVTPNIAGRKIKRATRKLKGR, translated from the exons ATGTCAAACGATGGTTTAgggaaaataaaacaaaagcgTAAAAATGTACCATCAAAGCCCTACACAAGAGGCAAG TCGTTCTTTGGGAAAGTAAAAGATACCGTGAAGGAGATTCTCCAGCCGTCATGGCTTGGTTCTATCGTGTCGAGCTTGACGCCTGCCAGGTTGTCCGAGAGTGCCCCAAGCACTCCAATGCCACCCCAG GTGAAGCCAGATAGCCAGTTTTCCAGCAGTACTCCCAGGAGAAACGCTTACCCACTAAACTCACTGCATCGACCAAGCCGAGGACTACCACCTCCAAACATGTACTCAGCAGTTGATGGCAATATGCCATTTGTGTCTTATGTTCCGAACAACAGCCAGCCAAGTACTTCAACTCAAG GTCCTAGATATGATGATCAAATCAATATAAGCAACTATTCATTCTCTGGTGGTCTGACGTCAGCAGTGCCAGCGCCAGCGGAGCGGCAAGATGAAAGCGTCTCTCTTGATGACAGCAGATTACGTGACCAGCCACAGCCAAGAGAGACGCCAAGAGAACATGAGGAGGAATCTCGAG TACGATCAACACCAGAGCTAGACACATCAGTTCTTTCTCAAAGGAACGAGTCTTCATCTTTTTTTGGCAAACCGAGTAAACGCTGCCGGACAACTGGCCCTCAGTTCAACATAAGTCTGTTCACAACACCTAGACCG TTGTCAGACCGCAGTATGATGCCCGGGAGCAGCTTCCAACAGTCACCCTATTATCCTGGGAAGACAACGTATGGTGGCGCTGCGTCACATCGCAAGTCGAGACTCAAAGCAACTGCACCATATCAG TCCAATCTCTCAGTGAATAAAGTTACTCCCAGACCTCTGAATAAATCGTTAGGTGGTACCGTCACAAGTTCTACCGCTCGAAAGATCCTGGATGCCTTAGAGAGCATGCCTTCTGTACTCCAT GATGCGAAGAGAATCCCAGTCAACAACTCTAGTCTTTATGATTCACCGTTGTCGTTCACT CCAAGTAGTTATCCGAGGAGACGGTCACTGCAGCCGAATACCTCCAGGCTTGGG ACGCCTGCTGGTGCACCTCCCACCAGCCGAGTGAATGCTGTGGGTAGGGCATCCATCGCCCAGAACAGACAGTACCTCTTGCCCATGAGGGAGCAGCCTTCTCCTGGAACAAGTCAGCCAGATGATGGAAGGATTTCTTCCAGTAAATCTAAAGTGTGGCAGCTTCCGATGGTGGACCTGCACCCTCCAGGAAGAAGTCAAACAGAAGAG GTTGTTGCTACGAGTTTGCCGCCAGTCACCCATGTGGAAACGCCGCAGCATGGTTCAGGGAAGATGAAGAGAGACAAGAGTCATCATTATCAGGCACGCaaagatgaggatgatgaa GATGTTGAAGTACCCAACTTGCCCACAAAGTTTGTCCTCCCATCCGATGGTTTCAAGCTTGATATTGCTGTCAAGGCACCACAACCGAAATCATCCGGACCAGTTCCAGAGTTCACATTTTCCAGTCCGATTCAAAAGATAAGCACTCCGATTACGGCATCGCCAGGAGCAGCAACT GGATTCCAGTTTAGTTCTCCGATCAGTATTGATGAGCAAGGAAAGGATGAGAAGCATGTGATGAATAAGAATCTAATGCCCGGGATATCATTTGGTAGTTCCTCTGGTCTGAAACTGAAAACCAAACCACCTAAAGAAG TTGCTCCTGTCAGTTCCTTTGCACCAGCATCGGAGTTGAAGCAAGGGAGTGTCCTCGATATTTTAGGGAAAG GTTCAGTCTTCTCATCGGCGAATAAGTCATCTGCTGCAAATGATACCAAAACGCCGAGTTCCGTTACAAATGTCAACTCGTTTCTGGACAAATTGAAGCCTGCCGCTGGAAGTTGGGAGTGTCCTATCTGTATGATAAGCAACAAACCTGACGTTAGTAAATGTGTCGCTTGCATGGCAAACAAGCCCTCCGACCGGAAGGAATCGTTCAAGAGTCTGTTGGATGAAGACATTATGGCAAAATTAAAGCCACCAGAAGGTTCTTGGAGTTGTCCTACGTGTATGGTCTCAAATAAATCTGATGCGGATAGTTGTGTTTGTTGTAGCACAGCTAAGCCGAAACTGAAACATTCAGGATCTAGTGGTTCTTCAGTGGCGATCAAAACAGACCAAACTTTGTATGAGAATTTAAAGAGACCAGCTGGGAACTGGGAGTGTCCTGTGTGTATGATATCTAACAAAGCAGATGCCTCGTCTTGTcttgcatgctcctcccctaaTCCGACTAAGTCCAATCATGCCCCTACCAAGGAGAGTCAAAACGCATTAGCGAAATTAAAAAGACCTGAAGATGCCTGGACTTGTGACACGTGTTTGGTGTCAAATGGACCAACTGCGTTAAAGTGTATGGCGTGTGAAACACCAAAACCTGGTGCAACGAAACCATCCGGTTTTGCCCAACCTGGTGGTTTTCAATTTGGTGGTAACTCTGGTTCAGGTTTTGTCATAGGTAATAAAACGTCTTCTTCCGCGCTGTTTGCCTTCGGCGGCTCCAGTAAAAATGACGCTGATTCAACACCTAAAACATCCGATTCAGCTGGAGGTGGATTCAAATTCGGGGCAGTGGATTCTTCCAGCACAGCAGGGTTCAaaatctcatcatcagtgtcagGTTCCAGTGGGGCATTCAAGTTCGGTGGTGAAAATAGTGAGAAAAAGAACTCTACGCCGAGTGCAGGTTTCACTTTTGGCGCAAAAACATCTGGAGCTAAAAGTGACTCTAAACCTGACTTTGTTACTGGTGGTTTCAAATTCGGTGCAGACAGTAACAAGGACAGTGGTATCAAAATCGGACAGCAAGCTTCAGATTCCAAAGACACATTAAAGCCTGTCGGTGGTTTTGCATTTAATGCTGGTAACTCGGACTCTAGTAAGACATCAGCTCTTGGTGGTGTGCTTTCAAATTCCAATAAATCGGACCCAGCATCTTTAGGTGGTGGTAGTAAAACAACTAATACCTCTAGTGCGGCCGGTGGATTCTCGTTCGGAGGAAGTACGAAGCGTAAGgcagacgacgatgacaatagTGAAGTGAAGAAGGTGCCCGAGTTCCAGTTCGGAGCACCAGTGACTGCTGTGCCTAGTCTAAGTCAGCACAAGCAAGACACAG CTGAACCAAAGAAGGAAAACGGTTCGATAGGAGGCTTTGCCTTCCAACCGATAGCTACAGCAACCTCCAAGCCCAGTACTGCAGGTTTTGGAGTTGGTGGATTGGATTCGAAGGCGTTCGCACTTGAAGCGAGTCAGGCCAGTGTTGGCAAACCGGTCCAATCCTTATTTAGAAGTAGTGAGAATGAGCCGGCGGTGAAGAGGAAACCAGCTGACG GATTGGATGTCTCGACCAGTCTGACAGGAGCACCATTCCTGTTCGGGCTTCATACCACTAGCATCACCAGCAAACTCGTCTCTCCAGCCTCGGACGTCCCAATGAGTCCAGCTGATATTGGACATCCATATG GTTTGACGGGGGGCAGTGCCACGTCTGGTTTTAACTTTGGTTCACAAGGCTCCACCCCAACCTTCGGCCAGAGTAACAGCTCATCCAGCACGCCAACATTCGGACAGAGTGCCACCAACCCAACGACAAGTGCAGCATTCAACTTAGGAGGATCTGCCAATCCATTGCCTGTCGCCTCTAGTACTGCAACATTCAATTTTGGTGCGCCAGTCTCCACATCTGCAACTCCTGGGTTTGGATTTGGTCAGTCGGCCAGTTCAGCAAATCCTACTGCCACACCGGCATTAACTGGTGGATTCAACTTCAGCCAAAGCACTACAAAGCCATCTACAACTGCTTCGTTTAGTTTTGGGCAGACGGCAACAACACAGGCCACTACCAGTGCTGCGCCGGGAGGATTTGCTTTTGGTCAGAGTACCAGTGGTGCTGCCCAGTCGGCCAGCACAACGTCCACGTTCACTTTTGGAGCGACTGCTACAACTAAAG CCCCATCATTTGGTGGTTTTAATGCAGCGCCGGCCCAGCAAGCTGCTGCCCCGGCCTTTGGAGCTGCCACAGCACCATCCTTCGGTCAACAACAATCCTCAGCACCAATGCCTTTCGGGACTCCGAATACCGCAGTAACTTTCGGGGGACAAAGTACTGGCACTTCCTTTAGTCAGGCCACCCCAGCTTTTGGTGCGACCGCCCCAGGTCCAACGCCAGCGTTTGGTTCTGCTGCTACTGCCTTGCCAACATTCGGTGCCACTGCTACTAAAACTCTGACAGCAGCTCCAGCCTTTGGTGCAGGATCTACAGGTTTCGGTGTCCAGGCAACTCCAGCCCCTGCATTTGGTGCACCGGCTACTACAGCCAACTCTT CTGGTTTCAACTTCAGCCAATCAGCCCAAACAGGAGCATTCAACTTTGCAGCCCAACAGCAGCAGGCCACGTCTGCCCCCTTCCAGTTTGGCGCCAACAAACCAACACAACCCACCCCAGTGGCTAGCCAGCCGACAGCAACTTCAGGATTCAACTTTACTCCCAACATGAGCTTCGGGGGACCTGCTGCACCTGCTACGCCACAACCTTTCCAGTTTGG TGCTGCTCCTGCACCCAGTACGGATGGCAACCCGTTCAGTGTCAGCGTGACTCCCAACATTGCTGGTAGAAAAATCAAGAGGGCTACACGGAAGTTGAAAGGACGGTAG